The Acidimicrobiales bacterium DNA window GGATCGCCGAGCTGCGGGCCAGGGAGGAGCTGGCCGCCATCCGGCCCGACCTCGACGGCCGCCAGGTGATGGCCCACCTCGGCGTGCCGCCCGGCCGGGTGGTGGGCGAGGCGCTCGCGTTCCTGCTCGAGCTGCGCCTCGAGGAGGGGCCGCTCGGCGAGGAGGAGGCCCTCCGCCGCCTCGACGCCTGGTGGGCCGGGCGCCGGGCGGCCGGCGACTGAACGGCGCCGCCGCGGCGGCTAGGTCCCGACCTTCCTCGCCCGCACGACGAGCGTGGTCGGCACGCGGGCGCCGCCGCCCGGGGGCTCGGGCTCGATCAGGGTGTCGACCCGGAAGCCGGCCCTCCCCAGCGCGGTGAACAGGTCGGCGACGGTGCGGGGGCGGATGCCGTCGACCGGGGAGCGGTCGAACCAGCTGCGGCCCTGGGCGAGCGCGAACCAGGCCGGGTGGGGGAGGGAGAGCACGAGCGGCCCCTCCGTCCGCAGCACCCGGTGGACCTGGCGGAACACCCGGCTGAGGTCGTCGACGCGGGCCAGCCCCCAGGCGGCGACGGCGACGTCGATCGAGTCGGCCCGCACGAACGGCAGCTCGGCCGGGTCACCGTGGTGGACCTCGACCCGGACCCCGGCCCGGTCCGCCGCCCGCCGGGCGCCGGCCACCGCGTCGGCCGACGGGTCGACGGCGATCACCTTGGCGCCCTGGCCGGCCATGGCCACGGCGGCCGCCGCCGACGCCGGCCCGCAGCCGAGCCCGAGCACCCGCTTCCCGGCGAGCGCCCCGAGCAGCCGGGCCTCGGCCTCCGTCGGGCCCTCGGGCCCGTAGCGGACCTCGGCGGCGCCGGCCGGGCCGTCGCCGTCGCCGTCGCCCGGGCGGTTCCAGGCCAGGGGGTCGGACGCCATGGCCGAAGTGTGGCGCGCCGGGCGGCGCCGTCAGCGGATGGCGTGCGAAGGTGGCGCGGTGCGGGTGGCGACGTTCAACGTGCAGCACGCCAGGCGGCCCGACGGCGCCGTCGACGTCGACGCCCTGGCCAACGCCTGCGCCGGGCTGGCCGCGGACGTGCTCGCCCTCCAGGAGGTCGACCGGTCCGTCCCCCGGTCGGGCCGGCGGGACCTCGCCGCCGAGGTGGCGCGGCGGTGCGGGGCGGCGTTCGCGTTCGCGTCGGCCCGGCCCCTCGACGGCGGCGCCTACGGCAACGCCGTCCTCGTGCGGGGCCGCATCGGGGAGGTCCGCGCCCTGCGCCTGCCCCGGCGCGGGCGCCGGGAGCCGAGGGGCGCGCTGCTCGCTCGGGTCGTCGTCGCGGGCACGGCGCTCGGCGTGGCCGCCACCCACCTCGGCACCGACCAGACGGAGTCGGCCCGCCAGCTGGCCGCCGTGCTCCGGGCCCTCCGCGACCTGCCCCGCCCGTGGCTGCTGCTCGGCGACCTCAACCGCCACCCCGACCAGGTGCTCGACGCCGTGACGGGCGCCGGGCTGGACCTCGTCGGCGGGCCGCCCACCTACCCCGCGGGCGCGCCGGTGGCCCGCATCGACCACGTCGCCCTGGCCGGGCTGCGGGCCGAGCGGGTCGACGTCGTCCCCGCTCCGGTGAGCGACCACCGGCCGCTCGTGGTCGAGGTGGCCCCCGCCGGGGCAGGGGCCACCGTCGACCTCAGGTGACGCTCCGGGCTCAGCGCCCGGCGGCGAAGTCCTCCACCATCTGGCGGGCGTCCTCGTCGCGGTACTGCACGGGCGGGCTCTTCATGAAGTAGGCGGACGGGCCGAGCAGCGGGCCGCCGATGCCGCGGTCCTTCGCCACCTTGGCGCAGCGGACGGCGTCGATGATGACCCCGGCCGAGTTGGGCGAGTCCCACACCTCGAGCTTGAGCTCGATGTTCAGCGGCACGTCGCCGAAGTTGCGGCCCTCGAGGCGGAGGTAGGCCCACTTGCGGTCGTCGAGCCAGGCGACGTGGTCGCTCGGGCCGATGTGGACGTCCCTGGCGGCGATGCCGTGGTCGATCTGGCTGGTGACGGCCTGGGTCTTCGAGATCTTCTTCGACTCCAGCCGGTCCCGCTCCAGCATGTTCTTGAAGTCCATGTTGCCGCCGACGTTCAGCTGGTAGGTGCGGTCGAGCACCGTGCCACGGTCCTCGAACAGCCGGGCCAGGACCCGGTGGAGGATGGTGGCGCCCACCTGGCTCTTGATGTCGTCGCCGACGATCGGCACGCCGGCCAGGGTGAACTTCGCGGCCCACGCCGGGTCGGAGGCGATGAACACGGGGATGGCGTTGACGAAGGCCACGCCGGCGTCGATGCAGGCCTGCGCGTAGTGCTTCTGGGCCTCCTCGGAGCCGACCGGCAGGTAGCTGACCAGCACGTCGGCCCGGGACTCGCGGAGCGCGGCGGCGACGTCGACCGGCTCGGCCGGCGACTCCTCGCAGGTCTCCCGGTAGTAGCGGCCGAAGCCGTCGAGGGTCGGCCCCCGCAGCACCTCGACGCCGAGCTCGCCGACCGGGGCGAAGCGGATCGTGTTGTTCTGGCCGGCGAAGATCGCCTTGCCCACGTCGAGGCCGACCTTGTCGGCGTCCACGTCGAAGGCGGCGACGACCTCGATGTCACGGATGTGGTAGCCGCCCAGCTCGACGTGCATGAGGCCGGGCACCTCGTCGGTCGGGTCGGCGTCCCGGTAGTACTGCAGGCCCTGCACCAGCGAGCTGGCGCAGTTCCCGACGCCCGCGATGGCGAGGCGGATGGGGCTCATCGGTGGTTCCCTCCGGTTGGGGTGGGGACGCCGCGGTCCCGCTCGGCCTCGATGAGACCGTCGAGCCACGCGAGGTCCGACGCCAGGCTCTCGACCTGGTGCTGGAGCAGGGAGAGGCGGTAGCGGTCGGGCCGCTGCCCGTCCTCCCCCGCCATGGTGAGGGCCGCCTCGGTGGCGGCCATCCGCCCGGCCACGGCGGCCCGGCGGTGCTGGAACAGCGCGACCCGCCGGTCCGACGGCAGGAAGCGGCAGAAGGCGACGGCGAGGGCGAAGGCCCGGTCGTCGGCCACCTCCCCGGACAGGAGCTCGAGGAAGCGGCGCTCGCCCCGTTCGGTGATCCCGTACACCTTGCGCCCCCGCCGGTCGCGGCGGGGACGGCGTCGGGCCCGGAAGGCGGCCAGCTCGCCGGCGATCGACCCGGTCATCGGGGTGGTGGCGACGGCCTCGTCGTCCACCTCGACGGCCTCCACCTCGCCGGCCCGCTCCAGCTTGGCGAGCGCCGGGTACAGCGACCCGAACGACACCGAGGCGCGCGGCCCCAGCAGCTCGCCGAGCCGCTTCTTCAGCTCGTAGCCGTGGAGCGGGCGCTCCTTGAGCAGGCCCAGCAGGGCGAGGTCGATCACTGCGGCGCCACTATATCGGACCGATGTATCAGCGCGACGTGTTTGCGCGTGTTCGTCTCCGACGGAGCCGACCGCCCGGAGCGCTGGCTACCCTTCCTGTCCGTGACGTTCAGCCGGGAGGCGATCAAGGGGGCAGGGGTCGCCGGGCCCGGCACGGTGGACTACCGGCTGGTCCGCCAGTCGGTGATCTCGGAGTTCCGCAAGGGCCGCCTGGCCCAGCACGAGGTCTGCGACGCCCATCCCGAGCTGCGCCGGGCCGCGCAGCACCACGGCGAGCCGACCTCCCGCGAGTGCCCGATCTGCGAGGAGGCGAACGTCGTCCTCGTCACCTACGTGTTCGGCGCCCGGCTGCCGTCGTCGGGGCGGTGCATCAGCCAGAAGGGCGAGCTGTCGAAGCTGGCCGAGCGGTCCGACCAGCTGGCCTGCTACGTGGTCGAGGTGTGCCCCGAGTGCGCCTGGAACCACCTGACCCGCACGTTCCTCGTCGGCCGGCCGACCGGGTGATCGGGCCGGCGTAGTGGCCGGGACCAGGGCGGAGCGGCGGGCCGATCGTCGCGCCGGCCACCGCCGGTCGATCCTCTGGCGCTGGCGCCGGCTGCTGTTCCTCCTCGCCCTGCTCGGCATCGCCGGGGTGGCCGGCGCCGGCTACGTGCTGTCGTCGATCCCCCTGCCGCCCGAGCGGACCCCCGAGCAGACCTCGTTCATCTGCGGCGCGGACGTCTCGTCGGGCTGCGGGCCGGCCAACGCCATCGCCGAGCTGCACGCCGAGCAGGACCGGGTGCTCGTCGACCTCGACGACGTGCCCGGCGTGCTGGTCGACGCCGTCCTCGCGGCCGAGGACCGGGACTTCTTCGACCACGGCGGCATCGACCCGTTCGGCATCGCCAGGGCGGCCTGGGCCGACATCAGGGACGAGGGCAGGACGCAGGGCGGCTCGACGATCACCCAGCAGTACGTGAAGAACGTGTACCTGTCGAGCGAGCGGACCCTCGTCCGCAAGCTCAAGGAGGCGGTGCTCGCCGTCAAGCTCGAGCGCGAGCTCGGCAAGGACGAGATCCTCGAGCGCTACCTCAACACCGTCTACTTCGGCCGGGGCGCGTACGGGGTGGGCGCCGCCGCCCGGGCCTGGTTCGGCAAGCCGGTGGACGAGCTCGGCCTCGCCGAGTCCGCCTACCTGGCCGGGCTCATCCGGGCGCCGGAGTCGGCCGACTTCTCCGAGCACCCCGACGAGGCGACCAGGCGCCGCCGCACGGTCCTCGACGCCATGGTCCAGGTGGGGACGATCACCCGCCAGGAGCGCGACCAGGCCGACGCCGTGCCGTGGACCTGGCCGTGGGTGATGCCGAAGGACGAGACCCCGGAGAGCACGGAGGTGACCGACGCCGCCGCCGCGGCCGACGCCGAGTACTTCGTCGAGGCCGTCCGCCGGTACCTCTCGGAGCGCTACGGCGACGCCAGGGTCTACGGCGGGGGCCTGCGGGTGTACACGACCATCGACCTGCGGATGCAGCAGGCGGCCGTCGACGCCGTCGCCTCGACCCTGGACGAGCCGGGCGACCCTGCGGCCGCGCTGGTGGCCGTGGACGACGGCGGGTTCGTGCGGGCCATGGTCGGCGGGAACGACTTCGCCACCAACCAGGTCAACCTGGCCCTCGGCCGGGCCGGGGGCGGCAGCGGGCGCCAGCCCGGGTCGACGTTCAAGGCCGTCG harbors:
- a CDS encoding methyltransferase domain-containing protein; the encoded protein is MASDPLAWNRPGDGDGDGPAGAAEVRYGPEGPTEAEARLLGALAGKRVLGLGCGPASAAAAVAMAGQGAKVIAVDPSADAVAGARRAADRAGVRVEVHHGDPAELPFVRADSIDVAVAAWGLARVDDLSRVFRQVHRVLRTEGPLVLSLPHPAWFALAQGRSWFDRSPVDGIRPRTVADLFTALGRAGFRVDTLIEPEPPGGGARVPTTLVVRARKVGT
- a CDS encoding endonuclease/exonuclease/phosphatase family protein, which gives rise to MRVATFNVQHARRPDGAVDVDALANACAGLAADVLALQEVDRSVPRSGRRDLAAEVARRCGAAFAFASARPLDGGAYGNAVLVRGRIGEVRALRLPRRGRREPRGALLARVVVAGTALGVAATHLGTDQTESARQLAAVLRALRDLPRPWLLLGDLNRHPDQVLDAVTGAGLDLVGGPPTYPAGAPVARIDHVALAGLRAERVDVVPAPVSDHRPLVVEVAPAGAGATVDLR
- a CDS encoding inositol-3-phosphate synthase, which encodes MSPIRLAIAGVGNCASSLVQGLQYYRDADPTDEVPGLMHVELGGYHIRDIEVVAAFDVDADKVGLDVGKAIFAGQNNTIRFAPVGELGVEVLRGPTLDGFGRYYRETCEESPAEPVDVAAALRESRADVLVSYLPVGSEEAQKHYAQACIDAGVAFVNAIPVFIASDPAWAAKFTLAGVPIVGDDIKSQVGATILHRVLARLFEDRGTVLDRTYQLNVGGNMDFKNMLERDRLESKKISKTQAVTSQIDHGIAARDVHIGPSDHVAWLDDRKWAYLRLEGRNFGDVPLNIELKLEVWDSPNSAGVIIDAVRCAKVAKDRGIGGPLLGPSAYFMKSPPVQYRDEDARQMVEDFAAGR
- a CDS encoding PadR family transcriptional regulator — translated: MIDLALLGLLKERPLHGYELKKRLGELLGPRASVSFGSLYPALAKLERAGEVEAVEVDDEAVATTPMTGSIAGELAAFRARRRPRRDRRGRKVYGITERGERRFLELLSGEVADDRAFALAVAFCRFLPSDRRVALFQHRRAAVAGRMAATEAALTMAGEDGQRPDRYRLSLLQHQVESLASDLAWLDGLIEAERDRGVPTPTGGNHR
- a CDS encoding DUF5318 family protein, which gives rise to MTFSREAIKGAGVAGPGTVDYRLVRQSVISEFRKGRLAQHEVCDAHPELRRAAQHHGEPTSRECPICEEANVVLVTYVFGARLPSSGRCISQKGELSKLAERSDQLACYVVEVCPECAWNHLTRTFLVGRPTG
- a CDS encoding PBP1A family penicillin-binding protein, translated to MAGTRAERRADRRAGHRRSILWRWRRLLFLLALLGIAGVAGAGYVLSSIPLPPERTPEQTSFICGADVSSGCGPANAIAELHAEQDRVLVDLDDVPGVLVDAVLAAEDRDFFDHGGIDPFGIARAAWADIRDEGRTQGGSTITQQYVKNVYLSSERTLVRKLKEAVLAVKLERELGKDEILERYLNTVYFGRGAYGVGAAARAWFGKPVDELGLAESAYLAGLIRAPESADFSEHPDEATRRRRTVLDAMVQVGTITRQERDQADAVPWTWPWVMPKDETPESTEVTDAAAAADAEYFVEAVRRYLSERYGDARVYGGGLRVYTTIDLRMQQAAVDAVASTLDEPGDPAAALVAVDDGGFVRAMVGGNDFATNQVNLALGRAGGGSGRQPGSTFKAVALAEAVREGYSVLSTFEAPAEITIPEADAGGDWDVENYDQAEYGTLDLVDATRLSANTVYAQLMVELGAENVVRMAHDLGVTADLQPNNSLVLGGGEVSVLDMATAFSTLANEGVHRTPVMVTRVETADGQVLESNVPSENVVLTPEESAVVTYCLRQVIADGTGVAAAFGKEAAGKTGTTSSYRDAWFVGYTPKLTAAVWMGYPDPDAEGNPVPMLDVHGRRVTGGSFPAEMWRAFMEVATEGMDTGEFREPEDFQGVILNEDLRTTTTEEPPSTAAPTTTEETLPPSTEPPSTEPPTTETIPPPTTGTTLPPTTVTLPPTTDTLPPTTDTTATTGPP